In one window of Nocardia brasiliensis DNA:
- a CDS encoding dihydrodipicolinate synthase family protein has protein sequence MTGSISSAASKPWHGVLVATTLPFTADYAVDYDAYGEHVAWLAANGCHGVSPNGSLGEYQTLDDDERARVVTTAVAAAPAGFTIMPGIAAYGALQARKWAAQAAEAGAQAVMLLPPNTYRGGRDSVLAHYRTVAEVGLPIVAYNNPIDTRIDLTPDILAELHAEGLIVGVKEFTGDVRRFYEIKELAPELDVLVGSDDVVLELGIAGAVGWVAGYPNAIPKATVELYNAAVNRDLDKALPLYRDLHKLLRWDSKTEFVHAIKLSMDLAGRPGGGCRPPRVPLAPELNAKITAATADVLAKGYQ, from the coding sequence ATGACCGGATCGATCTCGTCGGCTGCCAGTAAGCCTTGGCATGGGGTCCTGGTGGCCACGACGCTTCCGTTCACGGCGGATTACGCGGTCGACTACGACGCCTACGGCGAGCACGTGGCATGGCTGGCGGCGAACGGATGCCACGGGGTCAGCCCGAACGGATCACTCGGCGAATACCAGACCCTCGACGACGACGAGCGCGCCCGCGTCGTGACCACCGCGGTCGCGGCCGCCCCGGCTGGATTCACCATCATGCCCGGCATCGCCGCATACGGAGCCTTGCAGGCACGCAAGTGGGCGGCACAGGCCGCCGAGGCGGGCGCGCAGGCGGTGATGCTGTTGCCGCCCAACACCTATCGCGGCGGCCGCGATTCGGTGCTCGCGCACTACCGCACCGTCGCCGAGGTCGGCCTGCCGATCGTCGCCTACAACAATCCGATCGATACCCGGATCGACCTGACGCCGGACATCCTGGCCGAGCTGCACGCCGAGGGGTTGATCGTCGGCGTCAAGGAGTTCACCGGTGACGTCCGGCGCTTCTACGAGATCAAGGAGCTCGCACCGGAACTCGACGTGCTCGTCGGCTCCGACGACGTGGTGCTCGAGCTGGGGATCGCCGGTGCGGTCGGCTGGGTGGCCGGCTACCCGAACGCGATCCCGAAGGCGACGGTCGAGCTCTACAACGCCGCGGTGAACCGCGACCTGGACAAGGCGCTCCCCCTCTACCGCGACCTGCACAAGCTGCTGCGCTGGGATTCCAAGACCGAGTTCGTGCACGCGATCAAGCTGTCGATGGACCTGGCCGGTCGGCCCGGCGGTGGGTGCAGGCCGCCACGCGTCCCGCTCGCGCCCGAACTGAACGCCAAGATCACGGCCGCCACCGCGGACGTGCTGGCCAAGGGTTACCAATAA
- a CDS encoding TetR/AcrR family transcriptional regulator — protein sequence MTTRPRERLIAGTIDLIRRRGVAGTGITELVNYSNTARRSIYQNFPRGKQELVEEATRAAGKVMAAGIAATAGKGSAAVRLAAFVTTWKELLVASDFTAGCPIVAAALAGSEVPAAPAIAAESFASWEALLTDQLTAEGIADEPAASLATMAVAAIEGAVIMAIAGRSLTPLDRVATQLGRLLAMEPRAQR from the coding sequence GTGACCACCCGTCCACGTGAGCGGCTGATCGCGGGCACGATCGATCTGATCAGGCGCCGCGGCGTCGCGGGCACCGGCATCACCGAACTGGTGAACTACAGCAACACCGCGCGCCGCTCGATCTACCAGAACTTCCCGCGCGGAAAGCAGGAACTGGTCGAGGAGGCCACCCGCGCGGCGGGCAAGGTCATGGCGGCGGGCATCGCCGCGACCGCGGGCAAGGGCAGCGCGGCGGTCCGGCTCGCCGCGTTCGTGACGACGTGGAAGGAACTGCTGGTCGCCTCCGACTTCACCGCGGGCTGCCCGATCGTCGCGGCCGCACTGGCCGGCTCGGAGGTGCCCGCGGCCCCGGCCATCGCCGCGGAGTCCTTCGCGTCCTGGGAGGCGCTGCTCACCGATCAGCTCACCGCCGAGGGCATCGCCGACGAACCGGCCGCCTCGCTGGCCACCATGGCCGTCGCCGCCATCGAGGGCGCGGTGATCATGGCGATCGCGGGACGCTCGCTCACCCCGCTCGACCGGGTGGCCACTCAACTCGGCAGGCTGCTGGCCATGGAGCCGCGCGCGCAGCGGTGA
- a CDS encoding NUDIX hydrolase — protein sequence MTPGPFLPESVDEFRVLARTRLRRFVRTSVPDEPGLRRAAVLLCVVGQADGSPAVIVIRRAYRGRNAGQWGLPGGRLDPGESAAQAVLRELHEELGMTATSTDLLGELDDFPAASGFVITPFLAALPDAAELTPNPDEVHSVHLVNLDRLAADDVPHWVPPHQAVPQAELRDAPTAPAAAGDARLLQMRLGDDMTIHAPTGALLWQFREIVLLGRDHDSARVAHFTQPDWTQH from the coding sequence ATGACTCCCGGACCGTTCCTGCCCGAGAGCGTGGACGAGTTCCGCGTCCTCGCCCGCACCCGGTTGCGTCGGTTCGTCAGGACCTCGGTCCCCGACGAGCCCGGCCTGCGCCGGGCCGCCGTGCTGCTGTGTGTGGTCGGCCAGGCCGACGGCTCCCCCGCGGTGATCGTCATCCGGCGGGCCTACCGCGGGCGCAACGCGGGACAGTGGGGCCTGCCCGGCGGCAGGCTCGACCCGGGCGAGTCCGCCGCGCAGGCCGTATTGCGGGAACTGCACGAGGAACTCGGCATGACCGCCACGTCCACCGACCTGCTCGGCGAGCTCGACGATTTCCCCGCCGCCTCGGGTTTCGTGATCACACCGTTCCTCGCCGCGCTGCCCGACGCGGCCGAACTGACGCCGAACCCCGACGAGGTCCACTCGGTGCACCTGGTGAATCTCGACCGGCTCGCCGCCGATGACGTGCCGCACTGGGTGCCACCGCACCAGGCCGTCCCGCAGGCGGAATTACGTGACGCGCCCACCGCGCCCGCGGCGGCGGGCGACGCGCGCCTGCTGCAGATGCGGCTCGGCGACGACATGACGATCCACGCGCCCACCGGCGCGCTGCTCTGGCAGTTCCGCGAGATCGTCCTGCTCGGCCGCGACCACGACAGCGCCCGCGTCGCCCATTTCACCCAACCCGACTGGACCCAGCACTGA
- a CDS encoding aldehyde dehydrogenase family protein, translating to MSDTTVDAIVAAATAAAKPWAALGSAGRAGVLHGIADRLDAQAARLIELAMRETHLSEPRLTAEVRRTSFQLRLFARTVLDGGYLDVRIDTADQDWPMGAPRPDLRRMNVALGPVLNFAASNFPFAFSVAGGDTAAALAAGCPVIVKASPGHPLLSRAVGDLIEQTLLDNDAPRGTFGLVFDRDAGVRVLTHPDIAAAAFTGSTAGGRALYDLACRRPVPIPFFGELGSINPVFVTEQAARGRTGEIATGLLNAVSASAGQLCTKPGLVAVPVGAPVLDELTELIRTRPVPTGELLNETIAAGFGKVVARVRGHEAVEVLGGGGPDQALLLGTTARAVLADPDPLLEEMFGPATLLVTYRDTAELLELARAMGGQLTATVFGEPTDDTARALVAAAVDVAGRVLWNSWPTGLSVTYAQQHGGPYPATTAPSSTSVGTASIARFLRPVVYQSVPEELLPLELRTDNPLSVPRSVNGAPPR from the coding sequence ATGAGCGACACCACGGTCGACGCGATCGTCGCGGCCGCGACGGCGGCCGCGAAGCCGTGGGCCGCACTGGGATCGGCGGGGCGGGCCGGGGTGCTGCACGGCATCGCGGACCGACTGGACGCGCAGGCCGCGCGGCTCATCGAGCTGGCGATGCGCGAGACCCACCTGTCCGAGCCGCGGCTGACCGCGGAGGTGCGGCGCACCAGCTTCCAGCTGCGACTGTTCGCGCGCACCGTGCTCGACGGCGGCTATCTGGACGTCCGCATCGACACCGCGGACCAGGATTGGCCGATGGGCGCGCCACGCCCGGACCTACGCAGGATGAACGTCGCGCTCGGTCCGGTGCTCAACTTCGCGGCGAGCAACTTCCCGTTCGCCTTCTCGGTCGCGGGCGGGGACACCGCCGCCGCGCTCGCCGCGGGCTGCCCGGTGATCGTCAAGGCCAGCCCGGGACACCCGCTGCTGTCCCGCGCGGTCGGCGACCTGATCGAGCAGACACTGCTCGACAATGACGCCCCGCGTGGCACTTTCGGTCTCGTCTTCGATCGGGACGCCGGGGTGCGGGTGCTCACCCACCCCGATATCGCCGCCGCGGCGTTCACCGGGTCCACCGCGGGCGGGCGCGCACTCTACGACCTGGCGTGCCGTCGCCCGGTGCCGATCCCGTTCTTCGGCGAACTCGGCTCGATCAACCCGGTTTTCGTCACCGAGCAGGCCGCGCGCGGCCGCACCGGGGAGATCGCCACGGGACTGTTGAACGCGGTGAGCGCGAGCGCGGGCCAACTGTGCACCAAGCCGGGATTGGTCGCGGTGCCCGTCGGCGCGCCCGTCCTCGACGAACTCACCGAGCTGATCCGCACGCGGCCGGTACCCACCGGCGAGCTGCTCAACGAGACGATCGCGGCGGGCTTCGGCAAGGTCGTCGCGCGGGTGCGTGGCCACGAGGCGGTCGAAGTACTGGGCGGCGGCGGCCCGGACCAGGCCCTGCTGCTCGGCACCACCGCGCGTGCCGTACTGGCCGACCCCGATCCGCTGCTGGAGGAAATGTTCGGCCCGGCAACGCTTCTGGTCACCTATCGGGACACCGCCGAGTTGCTCGAGCTGGCGCGGGCGATGGGCGGTCAGCTCACCGCGACGGTGTTCGGCGAGCCAACCGACGACACCGCCCGCGCGCTCGTCGCGGCCGCGGTCGACGTGGCGGGGCGCGTGCTTTGGAACAGCTGGCCCACCGGGCTGTCGGTGACCTACGCCCAGCAGCACGGCGGCCCCTACCCTGCGACCACCGCCCCGTCGTCGACCTCGGTCGGCACCGCGTCGATCGCCCGATTCCTGCGTCCGGTCGTCTACCAGTCCGTCCCCGAGGAGCTGCTGCCGCTCGAATTGCGCACCGACAACCCGCTTTCGGTGCCGCGCTCGGTGAACGGGGCGCCGCCGCGATGA
- the ilvD gene encoding dihydroxy-acid dehydratase, translating to MIVPTDPNTPDIKPRSRDVTDGLEKTAARGMLRAVGMGDADWGKSQIGVASSWNEITPCNLSLDRLAKASKEGVFAGGGYPMEFGTISVSDGISMGHEGMHFSLVSREVIADSVETVMQAERLDGSVLLAGCDKSLPGMLMAAARLNLASVFLYAGSILPGIAKLSDGSEREVTIIDAFEAVGACSRGLMSRADVDAIERAICPGEGACGGMYTANTMASAAEALGMSLPGSAAPPATDRRRDGYARRSGEAVVELLRRGITTADILTKEAFENAIAVVMAFGGSTNAVLHLLAIAHDARVDLTLDDFARVGRRVPHLADVKPFGSHVMTDVDRIGGVPVMMKALLDAGLLHGDCLTVTGRTVAQNLAEIAPPDPDGKVVRAMREPIHPTGGITILHGSLAPGGAVVKSAGFDSDVFTGTARVFERERAAMDALEDGTIAAGDVVVIRYEGPKGGPGMREMLAITAAIKGAGLGKDVLLLTDGRFSGGTTGLCVGHVAPEAVDGGPIAFVRDGDRIRLDVGAGTLDVLVEPADLEQRRAGWKPLPPRYTRGVLAKYSKLVGSASAGAVCD from the coding sequence ATGATCGTGCCCACTGATCCGAACACACCCGATATCAAGCCACGCAGCCGTGACGTCACCGACGGACTCGAGAAGACCGCGGCCCGCGGCATGCTGCGCGCCGTCGGCATGGGGGACGCGGACTGGGGAAAGTCGCAGATCGGCGTCGCCTCCTCGTGGAACGAGATCACCCCGTGCAACCTCTCGCTGGACCGGCTGGCCAAGGCCAGCAAAGAGGGGGTGTTCGCGGGCGGTGGCTACCCGATGGAGTTCGGCACCATCTCGGTGTCCGACGGCATCTCGATGGGCCATGAGGGCATGCACTTCTCGCTGGTGTCACGGGAGGTGATCGCCGACAGCGTCGAGACGGTGATGCAGGCCGAACGCCTCGACGGCTCGGTGCTGCTGGCCGGCTGCGACAAGTCGCTGCCCGGCATGCTGATGGCGGCCGCGCGGTTGAACCTGGCCAGCGTGTTCCTGTACGCGGGCTCGATTCTGCCCGGTATCGCCAAGCTGTCCGACGGCAGCGAGCGCGAGGTGACGATCATCGACGCGTTCGAGGCGGTCGGCGCGTGCTCGCGCGGTCTGATGAGCCGCGCCGACGTCGACGCCATCGAGCGGGCCATCTGCCCGGGTGAGGGCGCGTGCGGCGGGATGTACACCGCCAACACCATGGCCAGCGCGGCCGAGGCGCTCGGCATGTCGCTGCCGGGCAGCGCCGCCCCGCCCGCGACCGACCGGCGCCGCGACGGCTACGCGCGGCGCAGCGGCGAGGCCGTCGTCGAGTTGCTCAGGCGCGGCATCACCACCGCCGACATCCTCACCAAGGAGGCGTTCGAGAACGCGATCGCCGTGGTGATGGCGTTCGGCGGTTCCACGAACGCCGTGCTGCACCTGCTGGCGATCGCGCACGACGCGCGCGTCGATCTGACCCTCGACGATTTCGCCAGGGTCGGCCGCAGGGTGCCGCACCTGGCCGACGTGAAGCCGTTCGGCAGCCACGTGATGACCGACGTAGACCGCATCGGCGGCGTGCCGGTGATGATGAAGGCACTGCTGGATGCCGGTCTGCTGCACGGGGATTGCCTCACCGTGACCGGCCGGACCGTGGCGCAGAATCTGGCCGAGATCGCGCCGCCGGACCCCGACGGCAAGGTGGTGCGCGCCATGCGCGAGCCGATCCACCCGACCGGCGGCATCACCATCCTGCACGGCTCGCTCGCCCCCGGCGGCGCCGTGGTGAAGTCCGCGGGCTTCGACTCCGACGTATTCACCGGCACCGCACGGGTTTTCGAGCGCGAACGGGCGGCGATGGACGCGCTAGAGGACGGCACGATCGCCGCGGGCGACGTGGTGGTCATCCGCTACGAGGGCCCCAAGGGCGGGCCGGGGATGCGGGAGATGCTCGCCATCACCGCCGCCATCAAGGGCGCCGGTCTCGGCAAGGACGTGCTGCTGCTCACCGACGGCCGATTCTCCGGTGGTACCACCGGGCTGTGCGTCGGCCACGTCGCACCGGAGGCGGTGGACGGCGGCCCGATCGCGTTCGTGCGCGACGGGGATCGGATCCGGCTCGATGTCGGTGCGGGCACGCTCGATGTGCTGGTGGAGCCCGCCGACCTGGAGCAACGCCGCGCGGGCTGGAAGCCGTTGCCGCCCCGCTATACCCGCGGTGTGCTCGCCAAGTACTCGAAGCTGGTGGGCTCGGCGTCCGCGGGGGCGGTCTGCGACTGA
- a CDS encoding NUDIX hydrolase, with protein MTIFRTIVGVQLLLIENGRVLLARRRNTGFADGQWNAPGGKLDEGEDVLTAIIREADEEIGIRLNRDDIDLAASIHIQHPPGQTRIVFVFHARTWSGEPYNREPESCSELRWFPLDELPGNTIQSTRAGLDLYRRGEHFGVYGWPEPSLIGDAR; from the coding sequence GTGACCATCTTCCGCACCATCGTCGGCGTACAACTGTTGCTGATCGAGAACGGGCGGGTGCTGCTCGCGCGCCGGCGCAACACCGGGTTCGCCGATGGGCAGTGGAACGCCCCCGGCGGCAAACTCGACGAGGGCGAGGACGTGCTCACCGCCATCATCCGCGAGGCCGACGAGGAGATCGGGATCCGGCTGAACCGGGACGACATCGACCTGGCCGCCTCGATCCACATCCAGCACCCGCCCGGCCAGACCCGGATCGTGTTCGTCTTCCACGCCCGCACCTGGTCCGGCGAGCCCTACAACCGGGAACCGGAGTCCTGCTCGGAACTGCGCTGGTTCCCGCTCGACGAACTCCCCGGCAATACCATCCAAAGCACCCGCGCCGGCCTGGACCTCTACCGCCGCGGCGAGCACTTCGGTGTCTACGGCTGGCCCGAACCCTCCCTCATCGGCGACGCCAGGTAG
- a CDS encoding phosphatase PAP2 family protein, whose product MLIHDPQRAAPDTEQLAPRRPRPALVWSALAAAVLVLVLGQLMAVHINALGPLTSLAWDYVGRPKSATTPWAGFLLALVGVTTRVRIVALAAAVAIDLVFVLIRAIEGRAFTVGNGPTIALTALAVFALWRCSGTTRQIALRTIALGALLILATKVGEIWLDITAWACPQVLDPYVQLADRALGSPSWLVGHALEVAGPIPLAVVRWVYFELPAAAIVVAIWQLRGVTTGAWPRHHLVRTFLALGLIGPIFYVVFPVVGPILAFGSWGNGMELANVWPDVVPPVPASVAAMPFDGITPRNCMPSLHTAWALSLFIHSRRGPRWLRWGGAFWLVCTLLATLGLGAHYGIDLIVGATLCLTIESALREPERGWDRVRVRVVALGIGTFVALLLCIRYLALPMATHPAPFGLAVLAVFAVVVYAFYTTWFGADREPVAEQSIR is encoded by the coding sequence ATGCTTATCCACGACCCGCAGCGAGCCGCGCCCGACACCGAGCAGCTCGCGCCGCGCCGACCGCGACCGGCGCTGGTCTGGTCCGCCCTGGCCGCGGCGGTGCTCGTGCTGGTTCTCGGCCAGCTCATGGCCGTGCACATCAACGCGCTCGGCCCGCTGACCAGCCTCGCGTGGGACTACGTCGGCAGGCCGAAATCGGCGACAACGCCGTGGGCCGGGTTCCTGCTCGCGCTCGTCGGCGTCACGACCCGGGTCCGGATCGTCGCGCTCGCCGCGGCCGTTGCCATCGATCTGGTCTTCGTGCTCATCCGGGCGATCGAGGGTAGGGCGTTCACCGTCGGCAACGGCCCGACGATCGCGCTCACCGCGCTGGCGGTGTTCGCGCTCTGGCGGTGTAGCGGGACGACGCGACAGATCGCCCTGCGCACCATCGCGCTCGGCGCGCTGCTGATCCTCGCCACGAAGGTCGGCGAGATCTGGCTCGACATCACCGCGTGGGCTTGCCCGCAGGTGCTCGATCCCTATGTGCAACTTGCCGATCGGGCGCTCGGCAGCCCGTCCTGGCTGGTCGGCCACGCGCTCGAGGTCGCGGGCCCGATCCCGCTCGCCGTGGTGCGCTGGGTGTACTTCGAGCTGCCCGCCGCGGCGATCGTGGTCGCGATCTGGCAGCTGCGCGGGGTGACCACCGGCGCGTGGCCGCGGCACCATCTGGTGCGAACATTCTTGGCGCTCGGGCTGATCGGGCCGATCTTCTATGTGGTGTTCCCGGTCGTCGGCCCGATCCTCGCGTTCGGATCATGGGGCAACGGCATGGAGTTGGCGAACGTCTGGCCCGATGTCGTGCCGCCGGTACCAGCCTCGGTCGCGGCCATGCCGTTCGACGGGATCACCCCGCGCAACTGCATGCCGTCACTGCACACCGCCTGGGCGCTGTCGCTGTTCATCCACTCCCGCCGCGGCCCACGCTGGCTGCGCTGGGGCGGTGCCTTCTGGCTGGTGTGCACGCTGCTCGCGACCCTGGGCCTCGGCGCGCACTACGGCATCGATCTCATCGTCGGCGCGACGCTGTGCCTGACCATCGAATCGGCGCTGCGCGAGCCGGAGCGCGGCTGGGACCGCGTCCGCGTCCGCGTGGTCGCACTAGGCATCGGCACCTTCGTGGCGCTGCTGCTGTGCATCCGCTATCTGGCATTGCCGATGGCGACGCACCCGGCCCCGTTCGGCCTCGCCGTGCTCGCCGTGTTCGCCGTCGTGGTGTACGCGTTCTACACGACGTGGTTCGGTGCCGACCGAGAGCCCGTGGCGGAGCAGTCGATTCGCTGA
- a CDS encoding NADH:flavin oxidoreductase/NADH oxidase family protein: MPATVTLSDQLTLPCGQVLPNRLMKSALSEGLADQGGSPGQRLERLYTRWGTGGFGLVVTGNVMVDRGHLGEPGNVVIDDDRDLDGLSRWAKATKDGGAPIWMQLNHPGRQANPLATRTRPVAPSAIAPKIPGMPTPRALTDAEIEAIIDRFATTAEIAETAGFDGVQIHGAHGYLVSQFLSPLANQRTDRWGGDAERRRRFVLEVVRRIRSAVSPGFAVGIKLNSADFQRGGFTEDESRAVVEQLAHEHLDLIEISGGSYESPAMMGRNDTRAESTRAREAYFLDYAQTVRTAAAGVPIAVTGGFRSRSVMAEALAAADCDVIGLGRPTCLTTDAGTGLITERDDRLRTVPIGVRGRLASFSGLRSFDGALDLQWHTDQLHLLGAGDDPDPARPWWKTTVTMLRRNGLDAFRRKRG; encoded by the coding sequence ATGCCCGCCACCGTGACGCTGTCCGATCAACTCACCCTGCCCTGCGGCCAGGTACTGCCCAATCGGCTGATGAAATCGGCGCTCAGCGAGGGCCTGGCCGATCAGGGCGGCAGCCCGGGACAGCGCCTCGAACGCCTCTATACGCGCTGGGGCACAGGCGGTTTCGGGCTGGTGGTGACCGGCAACGTGATGGTGGATCGCGGGCATCTCGGTGAGCCGGGCAATGTGGTGATCGACGACGACCGCGATCTCGACGGGTTGAGCCGCTGGGCCAAGGCCACCAAGGACGGCGGCGCGCCGATCTGGATGCAGCTCAATCACCCTGGCAGACAGGCGAACCCGCTGGCCACCCGGACCAGGCCGGTCGCGCCGTCGGCGATCGCGCCCAAGATCCCCGGCATGCCGACACCGCGCGCGCTCACCGACGCCGAGATCGAGGCGATCATCGATCGCTTTGCCACAACCGCCGAGATCGCGGAGACCGCGGGGTTCGACGGCGTCCAAATTCACGGCGCCCACGGCTATCTCGTCTCCCAGTTCCTCTCGCCGCTGGCCAATCAGCGCACCGATCGCTGGGGCGGCGATGCCGAGCGCAGGCGCCGGTTCGTGCTCGAGGTGGTACGGCGCATCAGGTCCGCCGTCAGCCCGGGGTTCGCGGTCGGCATCAAGCTGAACTCGGCCGACTTCCAACGCGGCGGCTTCACCGAGGACGAGTCGAGGGCGGTCGTCGAGCAGCTGGCGCACGAACACCTCGACCTGATCGAGATCAGCGGCGGCAGTTACGAATCCCCGGCGATGATGGGGCGCAACGACACCCGGGCCGAGAGCACCCGCGCCCGCGAGGCCTACTTCCTCGACTACGCCCAGACCGTGCGGACCGCGGCCGCCGGGGTGCCCATCGCGGTCACCGGCGGCTTCCGATCCCGCTCGGTGATGGCCGAGGCGCTGGCCGCCGCGGACTGCGACGTGATCGGGCTCGGCAGGCCCACCTGCCTGACCACGGACGCGGGCACCGGACTGATCACCGAACGCGACGATCGATTGCGCACGGTGCCGATCGGCGTGCGCGGACGCCTCGCCTCGTTCTCCGGCCTGCGCTCGTTCGACGGCGCGCTCGATCTGCAATGGCACACCGACCAACTGCATCTGCTCGGCGCGGGCGACGACCCCGATCCAGCGCGGCCGTGGTGGAAGACCACCGTCACCATGTTGCGCCGCAACGGCCTCGACGCCTTCCGGCGCAAGCGCGGCTGA
- a CDS encoding MMPL family transporter → MRFWDRFAAVVTAGKSWVLLVALFAVSFGVAGLIGDNDAAGQAPNSLPGSADSARVKELLTEFPDAGTAPAVVVVTRADGAELRPEDLASLRPKLGEAFVAPDRKAAIGRLPVDSTLSGFALTDRIDELRTEVKQGQPADLRIQVTGGPAFGGDIADSFAGANITLLAVTAAVVALLLIATYRSPVLWLVPLLVVGSADRVAGAVGTGLARWTGLAFDGSTSGITSVLVFGAGTNYALLLVSRYRDELHRHPDHRSALRHAVRHAGPAILASNVTVVAALLTLLLASLPNTRSLGVGAAAGLLVALVFVLVALPAALALCGRNVFWPFVPRADDRVAAEAGIWHSIADGVVRRPVLVACAALVALGVCAAGLIGADIGLSQTDQFRVRAESVEGFDTLAAHFPAGTANPTTVLARTDSAAAVEQALRGVPGVTDARPTGTSPTGLTRFSVVLNAEPGSPQAFSAIEAMRAALADVPGALVGGGDAEGLDTRSAAEHDQRVVIPTILAIVTVILLALLRAVPAALLLVGVSVLSALAALGLGAWISLHLLGFPALDTSAPLYAFLFLVALGIDYTIFLVTRAQEETPEHGSTGGIVRAVSATGSVITSAGIVLAAVFCVLGVLPLIILTQLGIIVGLGILLDTFLVRTVVIPALFRIVGAKIWWPNPLSRTPEPENYLASPMREGSGQP, encoded by the coding sequence ATGCGCTTCTGGGATCGGTTCGCGGCCGTCGTCACGGCCGGAAAGTCTTGGGTGCTACTTGTGGCCCTCTTCGCCGTGTCGTTCGGGGTGGCAGGCCTGATCGGTGACAACGATGCCGCGGGCCAGGCGCCGAACTCGTTGCCGGGCAGTGCGGATTCGGCCCGCGTCAAGGAGCTGCTCACCGAGTTTCCCGATGCGGGCACCGCGCCCGCGGTGGTCGTGGTGACCCGCGCCGACGGCGCCGAACTGCGTCCGGAGGATCTGGCGAGCCTGCGCCCGAAGCTCGGCGAGGCGTTCGTGGCGCCGGACCGGAAGGCCGCGATCGGGCGGCTGCCCGTCGACTCGACGCTCAGCGGATTCGCGCTGACCGACCGCATCGACGAGCTGCGCACCGAGGTCAAGCAGGGACAACCCGCCGACCTGCGCATCCAGGTGACCGGTGGTCCCGCGTTCGGCGGCGACATCGCCGATTCGTTCGCGGGCGCGAACATCACCCTGCTCGCGGTGACCGCCGCCGTCGTCGCGTTGCTGCTGATCGCGACCTATCGATCGCCCGTGCTCTGGCTGGTGCCGTTGCTCGTCGTCGGCTCGGCCGACCGGGTCGCGGGCGCCGTCGGCACCGGGCTCGCCCGCTGGACCGGGCTGGCCTTCGACGGTTCCACCTCGGGCATCACCAGCGTGCTCGTCTTCGGCGCCGGGACGAACTATGCGCTGCTGCTGGTTTCGCGCTACCGCGACGAGTTGCACCGGCACCCCGATCATCGCAGCGCGCTGCGGCACGCGGTCCGCCATGCCGGACCGGCGATCCTGGCCAGCAACGTGACCGTCGTCGCCGCGCTGCTGACGCTGCTGCTCGCCTCGCTGCCCAACACCCGCAGCCTCGGTGTCGGCGCGGCCGCCGGACTGCTGGTCGCCCTGGTGTTCGTGCTCGTCGCGCTGCCCGCCGCGCTCGCGCTGTGCGGGCGAAACGTGTTCTGGCCATTCGTGCCCCGCGCCGACGACCGCGTCGCCGCCGAAGCGGGGATCTGGCATTCGATCGCCGACGGGGTCGTGCGCAGGCCGGTGCTGGTGGCCTGCGCTGCGCTGGTCGCGCTCGGTGTGTGCGCGGCCGGGCTGATCGGCGCCGATATCGGGTTGTCGCAAACCGATCAGTTCCGGGTGCGTGCCGAATCCGTCGAGGGCTTCGACACCCTGGCCGCGCATTTCCCCGCCGGTACGGCGAATCCGACCACCGTGCTGGCCCGCACCGACTCGGCGGCCGCGGTCGAACAGGCGCTGCGGGGCGTGCCAGGGGTCACCGACGCGCGGCCCACCGGGACCTCGCCGACCGGGCTGACCCGCTTCTCGGTGGTATTGAACGCCGAACCCGGTTCACCGCAGGCATTCTCGGCCATCGAGGCGATGCGCGCCGCGCTGGCGGACGTGCCGGGCGCGCTCGTCGGCGGCGGTGACGCGGAGGGGCTGGACACCCGCTCGGCCGCCGAACACGATCAGCGCGTGGTGATCCCGACGATCCTGGCCATCGTGACGGTGATCCTGCTCGCGCTCTTGCGGGCGGTGCCCGCCGCGCTGCTGCTGGTAGGAGTCTCGGTGCTCAGCGCGCTGGCCGCGCTGGGGCTGGGCGCGTGGATCAGCTTGCACCTGTTGGGCTTTCCCGCCCTCGATACCAGCGCGCCGCTGTATGCGTTCCTGTTCCTCGTCGCGCTCGGTATCGACTACACGATCTTCCTGGTCACCCGCGCCCAGGAGGAAACGCCGGAGCACGGCAGCACCGGGGGCATCGTGCGCGCGGTCTCGGCCACCGGGTCGGTCATCACCAGCGCGGGCATCGTCCTGGCCGCGGTGTTCTGCGTGCTCGGCGTGCTGCCGCTGATCATCCTCACCCAATTGGGCATCATCGTCGGCCTCGGCATTCTGCTCGACACCTTCCTGGTCCGCACCGTCGTGATCCCAGCCCTTTTCCGCATCGTCGGCGCCAAGATCTGGTGGCCCAACCCGCTCTCGCGCACCCCTGAACCGGAGAACTACCTGGCGTCGCCGATGAGGGAGGGTTCGGGCCAGCCGTAG